Proteins encoded together in one Osmia lignaria lignaria isolate PbOS001 chromosome 4, iyOsmLign1, whole genome shotgun sequence window:
- the if gene encoding integrin subunit alpha inflated isoform X2, with protein MIKRRGNMWITNMIVGLIGLIFFVGSPSWFSEAFNVETRHYAVYRNESRSMFGFAVSVYRDRNGRGWAIVGAPEAETPQIGVYRGGAVYKCDIAADDRCTMIHFDSKGNNHVRNPSVPSGLSQIDNKTLQWFGATVSSSLRDGGPILACAPRYIWFSVSQPKHDTDDNRWNKESTVGNRREPVGTCWVVTNNFNESQEFSPCRTRFWGYHRQGSCQAGLGASMSKNGERLFIGAPGSWYWQGQAFSQPLNSRSRIMFTKEGPATEDDSYMGYSVTTGDFTGNGDSGTAVGVPRGSDLLGKVILFTSNMTNPRNITGEQMGAYFGYAVASGDIDGDRLDDLIVGAPMYTVPDNPEMTIETGRVYVIYQGTGPEKFRKVDTRDGESNRGRFGLSLASLGDIDRDGYGDFVVGAPYGGLRGHGAVYIYHGSSTGVLEKYSQVIHAENLDIPVDTFGFSVSGGLDLDGNQYPDLVVGAYDSATAVFFRSRPVIKMDSFVSFGLESKLISLDDRNCTLSDGSRVTCLPLRACFKYSGEGVFSKHSFNIQYVLDVKKTKSPRLFFLELEGSNILNRTITVDQDREFCRTVQVYVTPNIRDKLTSLDAEMRMSLDEERIKDNRPRDPRVPLRPILGSTTSRKDSLSIRKNCGPDNVCIPDLQLNVTSNVHKYLLGSNKRLELNVLVQNMGEDAFESTYNLKLPSGIDYIKVEKIETMGVPVQCSAPKQSNNNTLRCDIGNPLQKNGLIKFKVLLQPVTSHGMKPVYEFEMDVNTTNPENSWTIEDNKYTMKLPIWIETDLRVDGESKPKDLYYNPDNYTSETNATTETEFGPAMTHNYTIRNQGPSDVIEAEAFLIWPAQTLAGNELLYLLEQPETSGPIACEPANANYLSLKLDQRRRIYSHHSDPSGVILDESQSGGTINVQRGFDQDKNKFGQREESEINIGDSSSIQKSRHSSSSSSNVVTSETRRIQLSDSGNKPDVLVTTYTQNSSGTGSIGTGDLTSANRGAIIHTESSGYGETGTLGVLHSSDDSLNSRTPVPEEPYGSPTNQAGENRWGEIKVSRGHSVSSSESEERYRELLRQQEYQRRQQEEEATRIERQRKKEQQLISQRQREEEERLYYQERQEEERRRVHEEELRRREDERRKQDEEIRRRQEDERRRIEEEAYKIEQERRFSTSSGSYGSKEGFITGDREETIRGGEFGFQLRNGSSKQELEQLFGSLSKSVGYELQNRQGRNYVQFMGRFRNSADREYIEFQDGSTFPLQDRYGGQSYMSEGQHRDSRFLRIEGELLIDSTGKGFIVLKDGRRFPLQGSFSYTEERTINLGDPRYQQGTSSHNYSRTWNEGSNHTDLESEYEARYSSSHEERRTEDRRVTSRVYGRENRESLDEDTVTNVPNDGTRFKRESDMVDLKEFRKFETLHRSPRDLAKDPLIREGGFDGKTDYENDLGTQEPSSPCDTARCVMLRCVLGPLKKDQEVWIGARYRVDARTLKKVALQEKVRVSTKLVARVTKQPFIGTPAEQVIKSHEIKTNVEPSVTPSVPDVVPLWVVVLSACAGTIILLLLIFLLHKCGFFKRNRPSDAPERQPLNRNGHFQQGDDH; from the exons GCGTGCGCGCCAAGGTACATCTGGTTCTCCGTGTCCCAGCCGAAGCACGATACCGATGACAATCGATGGAACAAGGAATCCACCGTAGGAAATCGACGGGAACCCGTTGGCACCTGCTGGGTCGTTACCAACAATTTCAACGAATCGCAGGAATTTTCGCCCTGCCGAACGA GGTTCTGGGGTTACCACAGGCAGGGTTCGTGTCAAGCTGGATTGGGCGCTTCTATGTCCAAG AACGGTGAGAGGCTCTTCATCGGGGCGCCAGGAAGTTGGTACTGGCAAG GCCAAGCATTTTCACAGCCGTTGAACAGTCGTTCGAGAATAATGTTCACGAAGGAAGGGCCAGCCACAGAGGACGATAGCTACATGGGTTACTCCGTCACGACCGGTGACTTTACTGGAAACGGTGACAGCGGTACCGCGGTTGGTGTACCTCGTGGCTCTGATCTTCTCGGCAAA GTTATTCTTTTCACCTCGAACATGACGAATCCTCGTAATATTACTGGCGAACAAATGGGAGCGTATTTCGGTTACGCTGTCGCTTCCGGTGATATCGATGGAGATCGGTTGGACGATCTTATAGTTGGTGCGCCTATGTACACTGTACCAGATAACCCGGAAATGACCATCGAGACCGGAAGGGTGTATGTTATCTATCAAGGCACTGGACCTGAAAAATTCCGCAAAGTTGATACCAG GGACGGGGAGAGCAACCGCGGACGATTCGGCTTGTCACTGGCCTCTCTGGGGGACATCGACCGTGACGGGTACGGCGACTTCGTGGTGGGTGCTCCTTACGGTGGTCTCCGTGGTCATGGAGCCGTGTACATCTATCACGGTTCATCAACCGGCGTCCTGGAGAAATATTCCCAGGTGATCCATGCTGAGAACCTCGACATACCAGTGGATACCTTTGGATTTTCGGTATCCGGTGGCCTTGATCTCGATGGGAATCAATATCCAGATCTGGTAGTCGGCGCTTACGATTCTGCCACAGCAGTTTTCTTCAGATCTCGACCGGTCATCAAAATGGATTCCTTCGTGTCGTTTGGATTAGAGTCGAAGTTGATCTCCTTGGACGACAGGAATTGCACTCTCTCCGATGGAAGCAGGGTTACATGTCTCCCATTGAGGGCTTGCTTTAAATACAGCGGGGAGGGTGTCTTTTCGAAGCACAGTTTCAACATCCAATACGTACTGGACGTGAAGAAGACGAAGAGTCCTAGATTGTTCTTCCTGGAGCTGGAGGGAAGCAACATTTTGAATCGCACCATCACAGTGGATCAGGACCGAGAATTCTGTCGTACAGTTCAG GTGTACGTAACCCCTAACATTCGCGACAAACTGACGTCCCTCGACGCGGAGATGCGTATGAGTCTCGACGAGGAGCGTATCAAGGACAATAGGCCGAGGGACCCCAGAGTCCCCCTGCGCCCGATCCTCGGCTCGACGACATCCAGGAAGGACTCTCTGTCTATCAGAAAGAACTGCGGCCCCGACAACGTGTGCATCCCAGACTTGCAGCTGAACGTGACGTCGAACGTGCACAAGTACCTGTTGGGATCTAACAAGCGGCTGGAGCTAAATGTCTTGGTGCAGAACATGGGCGAGGACGCGTTTGAATCGACGTACAACCTGAAGTTACCCTCTGGTATCGATTACATCAAGGTGGAGAAGATCGAGACCATGGGGGTACCCGTGCAATGTTCAGCACCGAAGCAGTCGAACAACAACACCCTTCGCTGTGACATTGGCAATCCGTTGCAGAAGAATGGGTTGATCAAGTTCAAGGTCCTTCTGCAACCAGTCACTTCGCACGGGATGAAACCCGTCTATGAATTCGAAATGGACGTGAACACGACCAATCCGGAGAATTCCTGGACCATTGAAGATAATAAATATACCATGAAGCTTCCCATATGGATCGAGACCGATCTCCGAGTAGATGGTGAAAGCAAACCAAAGGATTTGTATTATAACCCAGATAATTATACCAGCGAGACTAATGCGACCACGGAAACTGAATTCGGGCCAGCCATGACGCATAATTACACGATCCGTAATCAGGGACCATCAGACGTGATCGAAGCGGAAGCCTTCCTCATTTGGCCAGCTCAGACGCTGGCTGGAAATGAATTGCTCTATCTGCTGGAGCAACCGGAAACGTCTGGACCAATCGCCTGCGAACCTGCGAATGCAAATTATCTTAGTCTGAAG TTGGACCAACGCAGAAGGATTTACTCCCATCATTCGGACCCTTCAGGAGTGATCCTGGACGAGTCCCAATCAGGCGGAACGATCAATGTGCAAAGAGGCTTCGATCAGGACAAAAACAAATTCGGTCAAAGAGAAGAAAGTGAAATAAACATTGGAGACAGTTCGAGCATCCAGAAATCTCGTCACTCGTCTTCTTCGTCATCGAACGTCGTCACTAGTGAGACTAGGAGGATACAGTTATCAGACAGTGGAAATAAACCAGACGTCCTCGTCACGACGTACACGCAAAACAGTTCTGGAACCGGCTCCATCGGCACTGGGGACTTGACCTCTGCTAACAGAGGCGCGATTATCCACACAGAATCCAGTGGCTATGGAGAAACCGGAACTCTGGGCGTTCTCCATAGCAGCGACGATAGCTTGAATTCAAGAACTCCAGTTCCTGAGGAACCCTATGGTAGTCCCACGAATCAAGCAGGTGAAAACCGATGGGGTGAGATCAAGGTGTCCAGAGGTCACAGTGTCTCCTCGTCAGAGAGCGAGGAGAGGTACCGGGAGTTGCTGAGGCAACAGGAGTACCAACGTCGTCAGCAAGAAGAGGAAGCAACGAGGATAGAACGTCAACGGAAGAAAGAACAGCAGCTGATTAGTCAGCGACAGCGAGAAGAAGAGGAACGCCTGTACTACCAGGAAAGACAGGAGGAAGAACGAAGGAGGGTGCACGAGGAGGAGCTGAGAAGACGGGAAGACGAACGCAGGAAACAGGACGAAGAGATTCGAAGACGACAGGAGGATGAACGAAGAAGAATAGAAGAAGAAGCGTACAAAATCGAGCAGGAAAGACGCTTTAGTACTTCTTCAGGAAGCTATGGTAGCAAGGAGGGATTCATCACTGGTGACCGGGAGGAGACCATCAGAGGAGGAGAATTCGGCTTCCAGTTACGTAACGGTAGCTCCAAACAGGAACTGGAACAATTATTCGGATCTCTGTCGAAGTCAGTCGGTTACGAGTTACAGAATAGACAGGGTAGAAATTACGTACAGTTTATGGGGAGATTCAGGAACTCTGCTGATAGAGAATACATAGAGTTCCAGGATGGCTCCACGTTCCCTCTTCAAGATCGCTACGGAGGGCAGAGCTACATGTCCGAGGGCCAGCACAGGGACAGTAGATTCTTGCGGATCGAAGGTGAACTCTTGATAGACTCCACTGGTAAAGGGTTCATCGTTCTGAAAGATGGCCGCAGGTTTCCTCTGCAAGGTTCCTTCAGCTACACCGAGGAGAGGACGATTAACTTAGGTGATCCACGTTATCAGCAGGGCACAAGTTCGCATAACTACAGCAGGACCTGGAACGAGGGATCTAATCATACTGATCTTGAATCAGAATACGAGGCTAGGTACAGTAGCTCCCACGAAGAGAGGAGGACAGAGGACAGGAGGGTGACCAGTAGGGTTTACGGAAGGGAGAATCGCGAAAGCCTCGACGAAGACACCGTGACTAATGTTCCAAACGATGGAACCAGGTTCAAACGCGAGAGCGACATGGTGGACTTGAAGGAGTTTAGGAAATTCGAAACTCTTCATAGAAGTCCCAGAGACCTGGCGAAGGATCCTCTGATAAGGGAAGGTGGATTCGATGGTAAGACTGATTACGAAAATGATCTCGGGACGCAGGAACCCAGCAGTCCTTGCGACACAGCGAGATGCGTGATGCTGAGGTGCGTACTAGGTCCTCTGAAGAAGGACCAGGAAGTGTGGATCGGAGCCAGGTACAGGGTAGACGCGAGGACGTTGAAGAAAGTGGCTCTTCAAGAGAAGGTCCGCGTTTCCACGAAGCTGGTAGCTCGAGTTACCAAGCAGCCGTTCATCGGCACGCCTGCTGAACAAGTGATTAAGAGTCACGAGATCAAAACGAACGTCGAGCCAAGCGTCACCCCGTCCGTACCGGATGTCGTTCCGCTATGGGTTGTGGTTCTCTCGGCCTGCGCGGGAACGATCATCCTGTTGCTACTTATCTTCCTGCTTCACAAG TGCGGGTTCTTCAAGAGGAATAGACCGTCCGATGCCCCAGAGCGACAACCCCTTAACAGAAATGGCCACTTTCAGCAAGGGGACGACCACTGA
- the if gene encoding integrin subunit alpha inflated isoform X3 produces MIHFDSKGNNHVRNPSVPSGLSQIDNKTLQWFGATVSSSLRDGGPILACAPRYIWFSVSQPKHDTDDNRWNKESTVGNRREPVGTCWVVTNNFNESQEFSPCRTRFWGYHRQGSCQAGLGASMSKNGERLFIGAPGSWYWQGQIYSISTAMRLRFLATMLFTPEAEASGQAFSQPLNSRSRIMFTKEGPATEDDSYMGYSVTTGDFTGNGDSGTAVGVPRGSDLLGKVILFTSNMTNPRNITGEQMGAYFGYAVASGDIDGDRLDDLIVGAPMYTVPDNPEMTIETGRVYVIYQGTGPEKFRKVDTRDGESNRGRFGLSLASLGDIDRDGYGDFVVGAPYGGLRGHGAVYIYHGSSTGVLEKYSQVIHAENLDIPVDTFGFSVSGGLDLDGNQYPDLVVGAYDSATAVFFRSRPVIKMDSFVSFGLESKLISLDDRNCTLSDGSRVTCLPLRACFKYSGEGVFSKHSFNIQYVLDVKKTKSPRLFFLELEGSNILNRTITVDQDREFCRTVQVYVTPNIRDKLTSLDAEMRMSLDEERIKDNRPRDPRVPLRPILGSTTSRKDSLSIRKNCGPDNVCIPDLQLNVTSNVHKYLLGSNKRLELNVLVQNMGEDAFESTYNLKLPSGIDYIKVEKIETMGVPVQCSAPKQSNNNTLRCDIGNPLQKNGLIKFKVLLQPVTSHGMKPVYEFEMDVNTTNPENSWTIEDNKYTMKLPIWIETDLRVDGESKPKDLYYNPDNYTSETNATTETEFGPAMTHNYTIRNQGPSDVIEAEAFLIWPAQTLAGNELLYLLEQPETSGPIACEPANANYLSLKLDQRRRIYSHHSDPSGVILDESQSGGTINVQRGFDQDKNKFGQREESEINIGDSSSIQKSRHSSSSSSNVVTSETRRIQLSDSGNKPDVLVTTYTQNSSGTGSIGTGDLTSANRGAIIHTESSGYGETGTLGVLHSSDDSLNSRTPVPEEPYGSPTNQAGENRWGEIKVSRGHSVSSSESEERYRELLRQQEYQRRQQEEEATRIERQRKKEQQLISQRQREEEERLYYQERQEEERRRVHEEELRRREDERRKQDEEIRRRQEDERRRIEEEAYKIEQERRFSTSSGSYGSKEGFITGDREETIRGGEFGFQLRNGSSKQELEQLFGSLSKSVGYELQNRQGRNYVQFMGRFRNSADREYIEFQDGSTFPLQDRYGGQSYMSEGQHRDSRFLRIEGELLIDSTGKGFIVLKDGRRFPLQGSFSYTEERTINLGDPRYQQGTSSHNYSRTWNEGSNHTDLESEYEARYSSSHEERRTEDRRVTSRVYGRENRESLDEDTVTNVPNDGTRFKRESDMVDLKEFRKFETLHRSPRDLAKDPLIREGGFDGKTDYENDLGTQEPSSPCDTARCVMLRCVLGPLKKDQEVWIGARYRVDARTLKKVALQEKVRVSTKLVARVTKQPFIGTPAEQVIKSHEIKTNVEPSVTPSVPDVVPLWVVVLSACAGTIILLLLIFLLHKCGFFKRNRPSDAPERQPLNRNGHFQQGDDH; encoded by the exons GCGTGCGCGCCAAGGTACATCTGGTTCTCCGTGTCCCAGCCGAAGCACGATACCGATGACAATCGATGGAACAAGGAATCCACCGTAGGAAATCGACGGGAACCCGTTGGCACCTGCTGGGTCGTTACCAACAATTTCAACGAATCGCAGGAATTTTCGCCCTGCCGAACGA GGTTCTGGGGTTACCACAGGCAGGGTTCGTGTCAAGCTGGATTGGGCGCTTCTATGTCCAAG AACGGTGAGAGGCTCTTCATCGGGGCGCCAGGAAGTTGGTACTGGCAAG GTCAGATATACTCGATCAGCACCGCTATGAGGTTGAGGTTCTTAGCGACGATGTTATTCACCCCCGAAGCAGAAGCATCAG GCCAAGCATTTTCACAGCCGTTGAACAGTCGTTCGAGAATAATGTTCACGAAGGAAGGGCCAGCCACAGAGGACGATAGCTACATGGGTTACTCCGTCACGACCGGTGACTTTACTGGAAACGGTGACAGCGGTACCGCGGTTGGTGTACCTCGTGGCTCTGATCTTCTCGGCAAA GTTATTCTTTTCACCTCGAACATGACGAATCCTCGTAATATTACTGGCGAACAAATGGGAGCGTATTTCGGTTACGCTGTCGCTTCCGGTGATATCGATGGAGATCGGTTGGACGATCTTATAGTTGGTGCGCCTATGTACACTGTACCAGATAACCCGGAAATGACCATCGAGACCGGAAGGGTGTATGTTATCTATCAAGGCACTGGACCTGAAAAATTCCGCAAAGTTGATACCAG GGACGGGGAGAGCAACCGCGGACGATTCGGCTTGTCACTGGCCTCTCTGGGGGACATCGACCGTGACGGGTACGGCGACTTCGTGGTGGGTGCTCCTTACGGTGGTCTCCGTGGTCATGGAGCCGTGTACATCTATCACGGTTCATCAACCGGCGTCCTGGAGAAATATTCCCAGGTGATCCATGCTGAGAACCTCGACATACCAGTGGATACCTTTGGATTTTCGGTATCCGGTGGCCTTGATCTCGATGGGAATCAATATCCAGATCTGGTAGTCGGCGCTTACGATTCTGCCACAGCAGTTTTCTTCAGATCTCGACCGGTCATCAAAATGGATTCCTTCGTGTCGTTTGGATTAGAGTCGAAGTTGATCTCCTTGGACGACAGGAATTGCACTCTCTCCGATGGAAGCAGGGTTACATGTCTCCCATTGAGGGCTTGCTTTAAATACAGCGGGGAGGGTGTCTTTTCGAAGCACAGTTTCAACATCCAATACGTACTGGACGTGAAGAAGACGAAGAGTCCTAGATTGTTCTTCCTGGAGCTGGAGGGAAGCAACATTTTGAATCGCACCATCACAGTGGATCAGGACCGAGAATTCTGTCGTACAGTTCAG GTGTACGTAACCCCTAACATTCGCGACAAACTGACGTCCCTCGACGCGGAGATGCGTATGAGTCTCGACGAGGAGCGTATCAAGGACAATAGGCCGAGGGACCCCAGAGTCCCCCTGCGCCCGATCCTCGGCTCGACGACATCCAGGAAGGACTCTCTGTCTATCAGAAAGAACTGCGGCCCCGACAACGTGTGCATCCCAGACTTGCAGCTGAACGTGACGTCGAACGTGCACAAGTACCTGTTGGGATCTAACAAGCGGCTGGAGCTAAATGTCTTGGTGCAGAACATGGGCGAGGACGCGTTTGAATCGACGTACAACCTGAAGTTACCCTCTGGTATCGATTACATCAAGGTGGAGAAGATCGAGACCATGGGGGTACCCGTGCAATGTTCAGCACCGAAGCAGTCGAACAACAACACCCTTCGCTGTGACATTGGCAATCCGTTGCAGAAGAATGGGTTGATCAAGTTCAAGGTCCTTCTGCAACCAGTCACTTCGCACGGGATGAAACCCGTCTATGAATTCGAAATGGACGTGAACACGACCAATCCGGAGAATTCCTGGACCATTGAAGATAATAAATATACCATGAAGCTTCCCATATGGATCGAGACCGATCTCCGAGTAGATGGTGAAAGCAAACCAAAGGATTTGTATTATAACCCAGATAATTATACCAGCGAGACTAATGCGACCACGGAAACTGAATTCGGGCCAGCCATGACGCATAATTACACGATCCGTAATCAGGGACCATCAGACGTGATCGAAGCGGAAGCCTTCCTCATTTGGCCAGCTCAGACGCTGGCTGGAAATGAATTGCTCTATCTGCTGGAGCAACCGGAAACGTCTGGACCAATCGCCTGCGAACCTGCGAATGCAAATTATCTTAGTCTGAAG TTGGACCAACGCAGAAGGATTTACTCCCATCATTCGGACCCTTCAGGAGTGATCCTGGACGAGTCCCAATCAGGCGGAACGATCAATGTGCAAAGAGGCTTCGATCAGGACAAAAACAAATTCGGTCAAAGAGAAGAAAGTGAAATAAACATTGGAGACAGTTCGAGCATCCAGAAATCTCGTCACTCGTCTTCTTCGTCATCGAACGTCGTCACTAGTGAGACTAGGAGGATACAGTTATCAGACAGTGGAAATAAACCAGACGTCCTCGTCACGACGTACACGCAAAACAGTTCTGGAACCGGCTCCATCGGCACTGGGGACTTGACCTCTGCTAACAGAGGCGCGATTATCCACACAGAATCCAGTGGCTATGGAGAAACCGGAACTCTGGGCGTTCTCCATAGCAGCGACGATAGCTTGAATTCAAGAACTCCAGTTCCTGAGGAACCCTATGGTAGTCCCACGAATCAAGCAGGTGAAAACCGATGGGGTGAGATCAAGGTGTCCAGAGGTCACAGTGTCTCCTCGTCAGAGAGCGAGGAGAGGTACCGGGAGTTGCTGAGGCAACAGGAGTACCAACGTCGTCAGCAAGAAGAGGAAGCAACGAGGATAGAACGTCAACGGAAGAAAGAACAGCAGCTGATTAGTCAGCGACAGCGAGAAGAAGAGGAACGCCTGTACTACCAGGAAAGACAGGAGGAAGAACGAAGGAGGGTGCACGAGGAGGAGCTGAGAAGACGGGAAGACGAACGCAGGAAACAGGACGAAGAGATTCGAAGACGACAGGAGGATGAACGAAGAAGAATAGAAGAAGAAGCGTACAAAATCGAGCAGGAAAGACGCTTTAGTACTTCTTCAGGAAGCTATGGTAGCAAGGAGGGATTCATCACTGGTGACCGGGAGGAGACCATCAGAGGAGGAGAATTCGGCTTCCAGTTACGTAACGGTAGCTCCAAACAGGAACTGGAACAATTATTCGGATCTCTGTCGAAGTCAGTCGGTTACGAGTTACAGAATAGACAGGGTAGAAATTACGTACAGTTTATGGGGAGATTCAGGAACTCTGCTGATAGAGAATACATAGAGTTCCAGGATGGCTCCACGTTCCCTCTTCAAGATCGCTACGGAGGGCAGAGCTACATGTCCGAGGGCCAGCACAGGGACAGTAGATTCTTGCGGATCGAAGGTGAACTCTTGATAGACTCCACTGGTAAAGGGTTCATCGTTCTGAAAGATGGCCGCAGGTTTCCTCTGCAAGGTTCCTTCAGCTACACCGAGGAGAGGACGATTAACTTAGGTGATCCACGTTATCAGCAGGGCACAAGTTCGCATAACTACAGCAGGACCTGGAACGAGGGATCTAATCATACTGATCTTGAATCAGAATACGAGGCTAGGTACAGTAGCTCCCACGAAGAGAGGAGGACAGAGGACAGGAGGGTGACCAGTAGGGTTTACGGAAGGGAGAATCGCGAAAGCCTCGACGAAGACACCGTGACTAATGTTCCAAACGATGGAACCAGGTTCAAACGCGAGAGCGACATGGTGGACTTGAAGGAGTTTAGGAAATTCGAAACTCTTCATAGAAGTCCCAGAGACCTGGCGAAGGATCCTCTGATAAGGGAAGGTGGATTCGATGGTAAGACTGATTACGAAAATGATCTCGGGACGCAGGAACCCAGCAGTCCTTGCGACACAGCGAGATGCGTGATGCTGAGGTGCGTACTAGGTCCTCTGAAGAAGGACCAGGAAGTGTGGATCGGAGCCAGGTACAGGGTAGACGCGAGGACGTTGAAGAAAGTGGCTCTTCAAGAGAAGGTCCGCGTTTCCACGAAGCTGGTAGCTCGAGTTACCAAGCAGCCGTTCATCGGCACGCCTGCTGAACAAGTGATTAAGAGTCACGAGATCAAAACGAACGTCGAGCCAAGCGTCACCCCGTCCGTACCGGATGTCGTTCCGCTATGGGTTGTGGTTCTCTCGGCCTGCGCGGGAACGATCATCCTGTTGCTACTTATCTTCCTGCTTCACAAG TGCGGGTTCTTCAAGAGGAATAGACCGTCCGATGCCCCAGAGCGACAACCCCTTAACAGAAATGGCCACTTTCAGCAAGGGGACGACCACTGA